A region from the uncultured Draconibacterium sp. genome encodes:
- a CDS encoding DNA topoisomerase 3, giving the protein MIVCIAEKPSVAKEIAQVIGAGSRKDGYYEGNGYQVTWTFGHFCTLWPPEDYKASWKKWDLQTLPMLPDRFETKVMTGDGGVTKQFNTIKSLLDKAEQVINCGDAGQEGELIQRWVMKEAGYKGPVQRLWISSLTNEAIKNGFKNLKAATDFDQLYYAGSSRAIGDWLLGMNATRLYTLKYGGYKQVLSIGRVQTPTLAMLVSRHYEIENFKPQPYWELQTTYRETVFSNTEGKFFKKEDGEKLLNQVLGKDLYITDVEKKDGKEYAPKLFDLTSLQVYCNTRFGLTADETLKTVQRLYEMKVVTYPRVDTTFLPNDQYPKIPGILKGLKSYSELAQPLLAKKIRKSTKVFNDKKVTDHHAIIPTGEEKLLGGSEKKVYDAIARRFLAAFYPDCKVAKTQVKAEVDTVQFVATGKQILQPGWRVVFQDENSRSGDGDTILPVFEKGEHGPHEPSFTEKETKPPRYYTEASLLRAMETAGKNVDDEELRDLMKANGIGRPSTRAAIIETLFRRKYIERQKKQIHPTRMGIQLIDTIQNELLKSAELTGQWEKRLREIEQGEYSASKFIYEMKRMVYDLVVEVLRDRSSVKLAAPEPERKAKGKSKTGKGKKAVENANAVMTCPKCSEGKVLKGKNAYGCNRWKEGCDFRLPFVFMGKKLSDKQVERLLKKGATTKLKGFKLGEKMVEGILKLTSDFNVSFENKSPGKKLADTGMPLCPKCGKGHLVKGKTAYGCSNWKQGCDFRYSFEAIRQKAAGRNLTKDLVLEIIASS; this is encoded by the coding sequence ATGATTGTTTGTATAGCAGAGAAACCAAGTGTTGCCAAAGAAATTGCCCAGGTAATTGGTGCAGGTTCGCGAAAAGATGGTTATTACGAGGGAAACGGTTATCAGGTAACCTGGACCTTTGGCCATTTCTGTACGCTGTGGCCTCCCGAGGACTATAAGGCCAGTTGGAAAAAGTGGGACCTTCAGACTTTGCCTATGTTGCCCGATCGTTTTGAAACAAAAGTGATGACAGGCGATGGAGGCGTTACCAAACAATTTAATACCATTAAAAGTTTACTGGATAAAGCCGAACAAGTGATTAACTGTGGTGATGCCGGGCAGGAGGGAGAACTTATTCAACGCTGGGTAATGAAAGAAGCCGGCTATAAAGGCCCCGTGCAACGGCTCTGGATATCATCGCTTACCAACGAAGCCATTAAAAATGGTTTTAAAAACCTTAAAGCTGCCACCGATTTTGATCAACTGTATTATGCCGGAAGCTCAAGGGCCATTGGCGATTGGCTGCTTGGCATGAATGCGACCCGTTTGTACACACTAAAATACGGTGGATATAAGCAGGTTTTATCAATAGGGAGGGTACAAACACCTACGCTGGCCATGTTGGTTAGCCGTCATTACGAAATTGAAAACTTTAAACCGCAACCATACTGGGAGCTGCAGACCACATACCGCGAAACGGTTTTTAGCAATACTGAAGGGAAATTTTTTAAAAAGGAAGACGGTGAAAAACTGCTGAACCAGGTTTTGGGTAAAGACTTGTATATTACGGATGTTGAAAAGAAAGACGGAAAAGAATATGCCCCGAAACTTTTCGACCTCACCAGTTTGCAGGTGTATTGTAACACGCGTTTTGGACTAACTGCCGATGAAACTTTAAAAACAGTACAACGCTTGTACGAAATGAAAGTGGTTACTTATCCGCGTGTTGATACCACTTTTTTGCCTAACGATCAGTATCCCAAAATACCTGGAATTTTAAAGGGATTAAAAAGTTACAGCGAATTGGCGCAGCCATTGCTGGCAAAGAAAATCCGAAAATCGACGAAGGTTTTTAATGATAAAAAAGTTACCGATCACCATGCGATTATTCCAACTGGTGAAGAGAAATTGTTGGGTGGAAGCGAGAAAAAGGTATATGACGCCATTGCCAGACGCTTTCTGGCGGCTTTTTATCCCGATTGTAAGGTGGCAAAAACACAGGTAAAAGCAGAGGTAGATACGGTGCAATTTGTTGCTACGGGGAAACAAATTCTGCAACCCGGTTGGCGTGTAGTTTTTCAGGATGAGAATTCCAGGAGTGGCGATGGCGATACCATTCTTCCTGTTTTTGAGAAAGGAGAACACGGTCCGCACGAGCCGTCGTTTACCGAAAAGGAAACCAAGCCGCCGCGTTATTACACCGAAGCTTCGTTGTTACGGGCCATGGAAACTGCCGGAAAAAACGTGGACGACGAGGAGTTACGCGACCTGATGAAAGCCAACGGTATTGGTCGTCCATCAACACGTGCAGCCATTATAGAAACCTTGTTTCGCCGCAAATATATCGAGCGGCAAAAAAAGCAGATACATCCCACCAGAATGGGAATTCAGTTAATTGATACCATTCAAAACGAACTGTTAAAATCGGCCGAGTTAACGGGGCAATGGGAAAAGCGATTACGCGAAATTGAGCAGGGAGAATACAGTGCATCGAAGTTTATTTACGAGATGAAACGTATGGTTTATGATTTGGTTGTTGAAGTGCTACGAGATCGGAGCTCGGTAAAACTTGCAGCTCCCGAACCGGAAAGGAAGGCAAAAGGGAAAAGTAAAACAGGAAAAGGGAAAAAGGCAGTTGAGAACGCCAATGCAGTAATGACTTGCCCAAAATGTTCGGAGGGAAAAGTGCTGAAAGGTAAAAACGCTTATGGCTGCAACCGGTGGAAGGAAGGTTGTGATTTTAGGCTGCCATTTGTTTTTATGGGTAAAAAGCTAAGCGATAAACAAGTTGAACGGCTGCTAAAAAAAGGTGCTACCACAAAATTGAAAGGTTTTAAATTGGGCGAAAAAATGGTGGAAGGTATACTTAAACTCACCAGCGATTTTAACGTAAGTTTTGAAAATAAATCACCCGGTAAAAAGCTTGCTGACACCGGAATGCCCTTGTGCCCAAAGTGTGGAAAAGGACACCTGGTAAAAGGAAAAACGGCTTATGGTTGCAGTAACTGGAAACAAGGGTGCGATTTTCGTTATTCTTTCGAGGCGATAAGACAAAAGGCTGCCGGCCGCAATTTAACAAAAGATTTGGTGCTTGAAATTATTGCTTCCTCTTAA
- a CDS encoding thioredoxin family protein, protein MAFTLEIGKKAIGFNLPATDGNNYTLDSFKESKYLVVFFTCNHCPYVINSDEITRKTAERFKPLGVEFVGINSNSKHTYKEDDFEHMVERMKEHRFPWKYLYDESQEIALAYGALRTPHFYVFNENRELVYTGRGVDSPRDASKITVNDLDNALEELTSGKEISVPVTNPIGCNVKWDGKHKHWMPADACDLVW, encoded by the coding sequence ATGGCATTTACACTTGAAATAGGAAAAAAAGCAATTGGTTTTAATCTTCCGGCAACCGATGGAAACAACTACACTTTGGACAGCTTTAAGGAATCGAAATACCTTGTTGTGTTTTTTACCTGCAACCACTGTCCTTATGTGATTAACAGCGACGAGATTACCCGAAAAACAGCAGAAAGGTTTAAACCGCTGGGTGTAGAGTTTGTAGGAATTAACTCCAACAGTAAACACACTTACAAGGAAGATGATTTTGAACACATGGTAGAGCGAATGAAGGAACACCGGTTCCCCTGGAAGTATTTGTACGACGAGTCGCAGGAAATTGCATTGGCATACGGAGCTTTGCGAACACCACATTTTTATGTGTTTAATGAAAATCGTGAACTGGTTTACACCGGAAGGGGAGTTGACAGTCCGCGCGATGCTTCAAAAATCACAGTAAACGATTTGGATAATGCTCTTGAGGAATTGACCAGTGGGAAAGAAATTTCGGTACCGGTTACCAACCCAATTGGTTGCAACGTAAAATGGGATGGTAAACATAAACACTGGATGCCTGCCGATGCCTGTGATTTGGTTTGGTAG
- the ligA gene encoding NAD-dependent DNA ligase LigA gives MSSEQDIKRIKELQAELAEHNYKYYVLAQPSISDFDFDMKLKELERLEKQYKINDPNSPTQRVGSDLSTDFRQVTHKYNMLSLSNAYSQEELKDFDNRIQKIIGTDDFDYVCELKFDGSSISLTYENGELVRAVTRGDGVKGDDVTTNVRTIQSVPLKLRGNDYPENFEIRGEILMPFDVFNKLNAELEKAGEPLLANPRNTAAGTLKMKNSSVVASRQLDAYLYYLLGEKLPEDGHYQNLQKAREWGFKISEHTQLCKNIGEVFAFIEKWDSERFNLPVATDGVVIKVNSRKLQNNLGFTAKSPRWAIAYKFKAESVSTILKTVSYQVGRTGAVTPVANLEPVHIAGTIVKRASLHNADIINNLDLHLDDTVFVEKGGEIIPKITGVDPAKRHPMFQRVEFIEDCPECGTKLIRKEGEAAHYCPNEDGCPPQIKGKMEHFVSRKAMDIDGIGQETIELLYNEGLAKNVTQLYRLEKQQLLNLDRMADKSAQRIMDGLEASKQVPFERVLFALGIRFVGETVAKTLVKKLHTIENIQQQTKEQLVEIDEIGERIAESVVEWFSKEEHLQFIQQLKDSGLQFSISEDQLEGQTNKLEGLSIVISGTFEKHSRDELKKMIEQNGGKNVGSISKKTSYMLAGSNVGPSKLQKVEKLGIPMISEDEFLKMIK, from the coding sequence ATGAGCAGCGAACAGGACATCAAACGAATTAAAGAATTGCAAGCCGAACTGGCAGAACACAACTATAAATATTACGTTTTAGCGCAACCCTCAATCAGCGATTTTGATTTCGACATGAAGTTGAAAGAGCTGGAGCGCCTGGAAAAACAATACAAGATTAACGATCCGAACTCGCCAACGCAGCGCGTGGGAAGCGATTTGAGCACGGATTTCAGGCAGGTTACGCACAAATACAATATGCTGTCGTTATCGAATGCCTACTCGCAGGAAGAGCTGAAGGATTTCGACAACCGCATTCAGAAAATTATTGGCACCGACGATTTTGATTATGTGTGTGAGCTGAAATTCGATGGTTCATCAATTAGCCTGACTTACGAAAATGGAGAACTGGTGCGTGCGGTAACCCGTGGCGATGGGGTGAAAGGCGACGATGTAACTACCAACGTACGTACCATTCAATCGGTACCCTTAAAGTTGCGAGGAAACGATTACCCCGAAAATTTTGAAATACGTGGCGAAATTTTAATGCCATTCGACGTTTTTAACAAACTGAATGCGGAGTTAGAAAAAGCCGGAGAACCTTTATTGGCCAATCCCAGAAACACAGCAGCCGGAACGCTAAAAATGAAAAATTCGTCGGTGGTAGCATCCCGGCAACTGGATGCCTACCTGTATTACCTTTTGGGAGAAAAACTGCCGGAAGACGGGCACTACCAAAACCTGCAGAAAGCGCGCGAATGGGGTTTTAAAATTTCGGAACATACGCAGCTGTGCAAAAATATTGGTGAAGTGTTTGCTTTTATTGAAAAATGGGACAGCGAACGTTTTAACCTTCCCGTTGCTACCGATGGTGTAGTTATAAAAGTAAACTCCAGGAAACTGCAAAACAACCTTGGTTTTACCGCTAAATCGCCCCGCTGGGCCATTGCCTATAAATTTAAGGCTGAGAGCGTTTCAACAATATTAAAAACGGTTTCGTACCAGGTAGGCCGCACGGGCGCTGTAACACCTGTTGCCAACCTCGAGCCGGTGCACATTGCCGGAACAATTGTTAAACGTGCCTCCTTACACAATGCCGATATTATAAATAACCTTGACCTGCACCTTGACGACACGGTTTTTGTGGAAAAAGGCGGCGAAATCATTCCCAAAATCACGGGTGTTGATCCAGCCAAACGCCATCCAATGTTTCAGCGGGTTGAGTTTATTGAAGACTGCCCGGAATGCGGCACGAAACTAATAAGAAAAGAAGGCGAAGCTGCCCATTATTGCCCCAACGAAGATGGCTGTCCTCCACAGATAAAAGGTAAAATGGAGCATTTTGTTAGCCGTAAGGCAATGGATATTGATGGCATTGGACAAGAAACAATTGAACTGCTTTACAACGAAGGACTGGCAAAAAACGTTACACAACTCTACCGGTTAGAAAAGCAGCAATTGCTGAACCTGGATCGTATGGCAGATAAATCGGCCCAACGAATCATGGATGGTTTAGAAGCATCAAAACAAGTGCCTTTTGAGCGTGTACTTTTTGCTTTAGGAATTCGTTTTGTGGGGGAAACGGTGGCAAAAACACTGGTAAAAAAGCTGCATACCATCGAAAATATTCAGCAGCAAACAAAAGAGCAATTGGTTGAAATTGATGAAATTGGCGAACGCATTGCAGAAAGTGTGGTCGAGTGGTTTTCGAAGGAAGAGCATTTACAATTCATCCAACAGTTAAAAGATTCCGGACTTCAGTTCTCAATCAGTGAAGATCAGCTGGAGGGACAAACCAATAAACTGGAAGGTTTAAGCATTGTTATTTCAGGAACTTTTGAAAAACATTCGCGCGACGAGCTAAAGAAAATGATTGAACAAAATGGTGGTAAGAATGTAGGTTCCATATCAAAAAAAACCAGCTATATGCTTGCCGGCAGTAATGTGGGCCCAAGCAAATTACAAAAAGTTGAAAAGTTGGGTATACCAATGATTTCAGAGGACGAATTCTTAAAAATGATCAAATAG
- the dapA gene encoding 4-hydroxy-tetrahydrodipicolinate synthase → MTRYFTGAGVALITPFTTNNQVDYKALETVIDNQVKGGMDYLVALGTTAETATLTNDEKAQVVELVKEKASGLPVVVGMGGNDTRTICNQIDSFNFEGIDGILVVTPYYNKPSQEGMYHHYLEVAKASPVPVILYNVPSRTGINLEATTVGRLAEASDNIVAVKEASGEHSQMTKIGKYTPDDFTVISGDDLLAITITAIGGQGVISVAANAYPEKISKLIKCAMANDFTAARKIHFELIELFQLLFREGNPGGIKALMNIQGTIENVLRSPLYKISDGLYEEIKQRHQLIYG, encoded by the coding sequence ATGACTCGATATTTCACAGGCGCAGGAGTAGCTTTAATCACTCCTTTCACAACAAATAACCAGGTAGATTACAAAGCTCTTGAAACCGTAATTGACAACCAGGTAAAGGGCGGCATGGATTATTTGGTAGCACTGGGCACAACTGCCGAAACAGCTACTTTAACCAACGATGAAAAAGCACAGGTTGTGGAGCTTGTAAAAGAAAAAGCAAGCGGATTACCTGTGGTAGTTGGCATGGGCGGAAATGACACACGTACCATTTGCAACCAGATTGACTCATTTAATTTTGAAGGAATTGATGGTATTTTGGTGGTTACTCCGTACTACAACAAGCCATCGCAGGAAGGGATGTACCACCACTACCTTGAAGTGGCCAAAGCAAGTCCGGTGCCGGTTATTTTGTATAATGTACCATCGCGCACAGGAATAAATCTTGAGGCAACAACTGTGGGCCGGCTGGCAGAAGCTTCAGACAATATTGTTGCTGTAAAAGAAGCATCAGGCGAACACTCGCAAATGACCAAGATAGGGAAATACACCCCTGATGATTTTACTGTAATTTCAGGAGACGATTTACTGGCTATAACTATCACTGCAATTGGCGGACAAGGAGTTATATCGGTTGCTGCCAATGCCTATCCCGAAAAAATAAGTAAGTTAATTAAGTGTGCAATGGCCAACGATTTTACTGCTGCCCGCAAAATTCACTTCGAACTTATAGAACTTTTTCAGCTGCTCTTCAGAGAAGGAAACCCGGGAGGTATTAAGGCGCTAATGAACATACAGGGAACAATTGAAAATGTTTTGCGATCGCCTTTATACAAAATCAGCGATGGTTTGTATGAAGAAATCAAACAACGGCATCAGTTAATTTACGGTTAA